In Halorussus salilacus, the DNA window CGGCGCGTCGTGAATCGCCTCGAGGAGGCGGGATACGTCGTGTACGATGATGGCCTCCAGCTCGTCGACCAGACAATCCGAGACGCCGGTCTCGAGTTCCTGACGGCGGCAACAGACATCTCGCCGCCGTCGATCTCAGAGGCCTACGTCCTCCCGCAGTTCGCGGGTATGGAGTATGCATTCACTGCCATCGATGCGGTCTACGTCTGGACCCGCGGTGGCTACCAGGTCGCTCGCGACCCAGAGGACTATCCGCTGTTCATCGCCGTCCACGAATCCGAACTCGACGCCTGGACGGAGTTCTTCGATCGGTTCGGAATCCCGACTTCGGAAGAGCGCCAGCCCGCTGAAGACCTCGATGGTTCGATACAGGTGATCTTCGAGCCACGGTCACAAATCGATGCCGAGATGGTCGACGGACGGTCCGTCATCCCACTCCAGGAAACCGTGGCGTTCGCAAATGAGTACTACGCAACCTTCGAGTCGGCACTCGACATGCTCGGACGGATGTACGACGACGTCGACACCGACGCGAGCTACCGCATGGAGCCAGCCTGAACATGAGTCAAGAAGACCGAAGCGAGGCACTCATCGAAGTGCTCGAAGAACTGGAACAGTCAGATATTGGGTTCGTCCTCGTTGGTGGGTACGCGATCAGCCAGTTCGAGACGCGGTTCTCGACCGACCTCGACCTCGTCATCGCTCCGGACGACTACGACGAAGTCGTTGCGTTCCTTCAAGCGCACGGCTTCGAACGACAGGCCGATCTCGAAGTTCCCCCAGAAGAAACCATCTATAATCGGGAAATCGAACTCTTCGAGCGTACTGAAGGGCTTCCTCACCCGGTCGGAGTAGACATCCTTGTGAACGGCCTCGGCTGCCGACAGACCGAAGCAGAGTGGTCGTTCGACTATCTGCGCAAGCACAGTTCTCCGACGACGATTTCAGGCGGTACTCGGTCGACGACCGCACGGGCAGCTGACGGCGAAGTACTTGTTGCAGCCAAGCTTCATAGTGGTCGAAAAACGGATCTCGCTGACGTCCTCGCTGCGGTTCCGTCGATCGACCTCGGAATGGTCGAGACGCATCTGCATCGCGGCGATACTGAAGCCCTTCGTCAACAGCTCAGTGAGGCACAAGCGTTCATCGAAGAGGGCGGACTCGATCACCGGTTCAAGAGTATGTTCGGTCAATCATCGGCCTCGGCCGAGGATATCGAGACGCTCCTCAAGTTCCTCAAGCAGCAACAGAAGTAAACTGCACCCACTGCGACAGCAATAGCGACGGTATCTGTGGGTGGCCGTCTCCGAATTTGAGCTAGAAAGGGAGTGAGCAGGTGCTGTTTGTCGTCGCCTTGAGAGCGCGGAGGCAGACACCAGTGAGTGACTCTTCAGGTCAATTTGTAGAATCGGGTGGCCTAACACCGGAACAGCGTCTCGAACCACCGAACACGCGCCTCATCAACGCCGGTATCGTGACGATCAACGACATGGAGACACTACGGGCTTGTGTCGCATACGAGAATGCGAATCAGGGACGTGTGCAGATTCTGCGGCGTCTCGAA includes these proteins:
- a CDS encoding helix-turn-helix domain-containing protein, encoding MYEVCGEKELKVILALDPGDSISGVARKIDENRETIRRVVNRLEEAGYVVYDDGLQLVDQTIRDAGLEFLTAATDISPPSISEAYVLPQFAGMEYAFTAIDAVYVWTRGGYQVARDPEDYPLFIAVHESELDAWTEFFDRFGIPTSEERQPAEDLDGSIQVIFEPRSQIDAEMVDGRSVIPLQETVAFANEYYATFESALDMLGRMYDDVDTDASYRMEPA
- a CDS encoding nucleotidyltransferase family protein, translated to MSQEDRSEALIEVLEELEQSDIGFVLVGGYAISQFETRFSTDLDLVIAPDDYDEVVAFLQAHGFERQADLEVPPEETIYNREIELFERTEGLPHPVGVDILVNGLGCRQTEAEWSFDYLRKHSSPTTISGGTRSTTARAADGEVLVAAKLHSGRKTDLADVLAAVPSIDLGMVETHLHRGDTEALRQQLSEAQAFIEEGGLDHRFKSMFGQSSASAEDIETLLKFLKQQQK